The Salvia miltiorrhiza cultivar Shanhuang (shh) chromosome 2, IMPLAD_Smil_shh, whole genome shotgun sequence DNA window TTCTTCAGTGAGGTTGgtgaaattaaatttaatatggTGATCCGAAAATCACTTTAAACGATGATATTATAACTTTTACAACTTTTCAATGAATGCAATTAGAGTCGCGTGAACTTTaatctgataaaaaaaataaaatcgatgTAGATCATATAAATTGTAAAAGTCATATTTATAATGCCAAGATTGAAAATATTGCACGttgtaataatattatatatagtatatcgTAATATTAGATCAAATAAAAATGACCAATTAATTCTTAGGGTTTTTAACAAGTAGACATGGTAATAAATTGTCATGCATGTCTTTATCGTGTTCCACATGAAAAGTCCACACATGAATTTATTATTCTTGTATTGTATCAAAAATTATTATACCATGTGGTAATCTTAAATTCTATGATAATTGGTAAATGTAcaatctcttgatttaaatcaATGTCATATAGATTGCACGTCCCAGTATATTCTTATATAGAAAAGGACATTACAGCTCTTTattgtattttgtttttattaaaaaagtaCTTAATTAAACtctaacataaaaaaaaatgtctttgAAATTCTATATTTGACATAAGTAGTGAAAAACATATATAGTAATTATGTCTAAGAAATACAACTGAAAATCATGAATTATTGTTTGATTTCGAAATTGAATCATTTTCTTGTCGCATACAAACGGATGGGGAAAATTCACACatctatattatattaaaaggggagttttcaatttcaaattgatttgaaatcaatttgaaattgatttcaatagcaattttgaaaatacttttaatatgaaggttataaatatattattcacaTCCCATTTGTTTCACACGTTCTCTAATTAAACCAAATCtattatctattaattaattagacaaaAAACCATTAAAATGAATTTATACAATCCCACGTTCACTAATTAAAACCAAATCtattatctattaattaattagacaaaAAAGCCATTCAAATGAATTTATACATTCCACGGTCAACTGAACAAATAAACTACTAATATGTtgttataaaacaaaattaaataaaaattagttataataaaattaaaggtttatatttaaactatatttttctttttatttttcatatctttaacttcttatttgttgttttatttcttatcaaaattgtgaaattcgattaattataaaatatttaatatgcatatcaaattaaagatcacaataagagttttaatttgatatattttatgtaaatatttgatttaaaatgtaaaaattaaatttgtttaaatattaaaattttataaatttctcatcatttctcatctttttgaaaaaaaaatattttaaatttttttattagtattttttttaaacttttttttgctttcataatatcaaattttataattgtaaattcttattatttttaaattttttaatattcaattcaaatatacgtagttaaaattaatttttattatatttatgagtatgataattaaattagtattaatttttatataaatataaaaaataaaaaatattttcccgtgcattgcacgggatgcaaatgctagtgtGAAGTATATATGGATTCTTTGCTAAAGTTGTTCTATACTTTTcccctcaaaaaaagaaaaaaattgttttgtACTTGCATGATTTTAAAATCTTTACTCGTGCAAATTAATTTGATACTAATATATTGATTCATTTTAATGAACACTCTAATTTCTCTAAGAGTAAGACAAATTTGTTTTTTCTCAATAGTAGACATATGACTACGgtctttttgtaaaaaaaaaaaaaaaaactaatattatGATGTAAGGTTATTTTCCATCGAAATTCAATGAACTATATACTAgtagtatttaaataaattattgaaaattatcaagttataaaatatggtgtttaaatacaaattttaccAGGTGAAACGGTGCTACTTGGTGAGCTGCATGCTATGCTTTTCGCTGTGGGAGTGAGTTTATCGTTAGATTTGGGTCCCGTGGTTCTTTTTTCGGACTCTCTCTTGGCGATCCATCTGCTTCATGATACTTACCATGGTTCTGATTCTTCGTGTGACGATTTGCATGAGGCCTTCGTTCATGCTCGTGGGACGGTGGTGTTGGATTTTTTACATGTTCGTCGGGAGGCTAATAGAGCCACTCATGAACTTGCTAGACTAGCTTTGTCTTTATCTGATATAATGATTTGAAAGTCAGGTTTCCCTACTTGGCTTTCGAATATTGCTCTTTCCGATTTGAATTAATATAGCTCTTCTtcgttctcaaaaaaaaaaatacaaattttaccAATACATTTTATTCGAGTTTGTACGTATGTAATATACCAAATAGTCAAACATGTGCCATTGACATTTTTCAAAAACGGGTTTTATTTTCATCAATTAATCttgattaaattaaaataattataaaatataaggTCTTAAATAATCAACTATAGCTAATTTTTTGTCGGAAAAAGGAAaagcaaaaataaatataattatccGCAGTTAAAATAAGAAACTGAAGCCACAAACCAAATAACGTCGTTATGATCACAAGCTTTTTGCAGGCACTCACACATTCTCACTCATAAACTCATTAATGACTCTTAGCtctgagagagagaagaaaagtGGAGGCGATCAGAGCCGCGCAGGCGCAGCAACTGCCATCGAACTCAGCGCTAGCTCACGTGACCGATCTCTGCTGAAATCGCAACTCGCCGATCCAAAGAAGCACCGTTCGCCGCCGCTGATTTCGAGCTGCCGTCGCTCAGGTCCGCGCGCATGCCACCGCGGCCGTCGGAGACGGAGGAAACGCGAGGATCTCGTGAGTTTAGACTTAGATAATGTTTTGTGGCGTGAGACGTTTAGATGTCTCGTGCTTTTGATTTTGAGTTGAAGTCGGTGCACTtttttcttccttcttcttaTCTGTGAGTAATTGTCTTTCTGTTTTTTTACTGTGTTTTGGTAAGTCGGAGAAGTTGGCGCGGCGCTGAGAGAGTGCTGCGGCTGCGGAGTCTGATCCTGGACGGCAGCGAGTTACGCTCAGAGAGCATGAGGTTCGCAGTTCCTTAATTTTGTGTTTTGCGGTTCACTACGGCGAGAAATTAatggttattttttattttattttgaaaataaagttgCGTTCTATTGTTCTATTGTGGAGGTTATTTATCTGTGTTAAGTGTTTCTATACCATTAATTACTTCTATATATGGAATAATGCTGTGCAGTTTGACTCTCGAGTGGTATGCTTATCTAATGTTGATTGGAATTTGGAAGTGCAATTTAGAAGATCGAATACTATATCTTGTTTCAGGCGTTTATGTGCTTTTTCAATCTGTATATTGTTTGTTTATAGCTAGGAAGGATATATTGAACAATATTCTCTTTAATTGTCCTTAATTACATCCCAATAAATTTGGAACATTATTCAATTATGGTATTATTATCTGTTACAACATGTGGCACAGTTTTATTTCACATAAGTAGCTTTCTCTAACTACATTATGCACAACATATACTTCATTTTGATGTAGCGTTGTAGACTTGTCTTGCTAAAATGGCTTTTGCGGCTATACCTGCCATGGCATTGGTTGGAAGGAGTAAAATTGAGTTTCAAGGATGTGAAAGCATGAGAATTCAAAGGGCATTATATCAAATGTTATTCAAAGAGAATCGCAAAACTAAATATTTACTACTCCATGGTGTCATTAATTGTGTTTCTAGGGCTATTGTGAATCATTAATGCATTGGTGTTGTAGGAAAAACTGTGGATGTATTCTCTCTTTTGTGACTACGTCTCACTTCATTTAAATCGGGCAGATACATATCAATTCAATGTTTGTTTCTCTAACTTGTGAGGGAAAAATGGGCCATCTGCTATTCTCGTGCATGTAGTGAATGtataccaaaatcaaataagtaTAAATTCAAATTGGGATTTCTGAGATCCAGTTCTTCATAATCCAATAACACTGGAGAAATATCAGAAAATAAGACAAGAGGAGAAATATTTATAGCTAATGCATTTTTGCATCTTTCTACCAGAAAGAGAATTGATATACAACCTTAgtttatttctattattatagAAAATTTATCTTTGAATGTTTGCATGCAACAAATTAGGTTTATATAGCTTATACATCACCACGAATGTAATATCTACATCAATATGGAATGGAATAGCATGCTTGAAGTTTTTCATATAAACTACTGTGGATATATAAGATACTGCAGAATGCTTTGTGTCTATCAATGAGGAAAAGTGAGACATAAGCCTAATAGACAGTTGCTCAATGGAACAAAATGAGTTCTTACCTTCTTCTTTAATGGGAATTTGTTTGACAATGCTGACCCAAAATACGCAGCTGGATTTGGAGATGGACCCAAAAAATCATGCTCAAATCTCTTCTAGAGCTGGTGATGAATCAGAGATGAGTTCTAATGCTACTGGATTGGTACAAGTTGACACAATTGATGAAGGAAAaggaaatatttttattaaagaaGAAAAGGCTCCTGCTGTTTCTGCCTCGGCATCAGCCTCAAACCATGGTTCGGGGTCAAGCATAGTTCAGGGAGAGGAAACTGTGAGTATAAGGGAAAAATTGGTGGCTAATTTGTATCCCAGAAAAGTTGATAAAGGAAGAAAATCATCAGCTCATATAAACAATTCTTCAGGGAAGAGGAAAGTGAAGGTAATTACAAGTAATCTCAGAAAAGCTAATTTATATTCAAGCAGTTTAGGTTTGATGTATGAAAAGTTCTTTGTCCTTATTTGGAAAACTGATTAACATCAAATTGCTTCTACCAACTTTATTTCCGCTATCATGCTTGTGTACATGCCACATTAACTATCACTATCCTAAGTTTAAGATTAATGCTGTGCTCCTGCGAGTATAGTAGGCTGACAAATATAGTTCTTTAATATGACTTTTGGAAAGAACATCAATGGCTTCTCTATCTATGTGCATAGGTGGATTGGACACCCGAGCTGCACAAACAGTTTGTTCAAGCAGTTGAACAGCTTGGTGTGGACAAGGCCGTGCCTTCAAAGATTCTTGAGCTTATGGAAACTGATTGTCTTACTCGCCATAATATTGCCAGCCATCTTCAAGTATGCACATATCTTATGCTTTTTCTTTCATCTCTTCTTCTGTGGTACCTTTCCAGAAAATTCAGATGTGTCAACTCTTAATCTCCTTTGTAAAATTGGTTTTAGTTTACAAATTTCCCTTTTCCTAGGCAAGCTTGCTAGCTAGGTTCGCTAATTTCCTATTCTTGTCACCTTTTTTCAGGCTAATAGTCAATAGTTTTTAGTCAAATGAGTTTCTCTTAATATGCAGAAATATCGATCTCATAGGAAACATTTGCTAGCTCGAGAAGCAGAGGTAGCAACATGGAGCCGGAAGCGGCAGCTATACAGAACCACAGGGAGCACAGGCAAGAGTGATGCAAATTCTTGGGCTGTACCCGCCACGGGATTCCCTCCAGTGACATCAGTGTCTCGTTCTAGACCCTTCCATGTTTGGGGTCATCCATCACCAAACCAATCGTTAGTTTATATGTGGCCTGGTTATCCAGCCTCATCACCCTCTCCTCCTGCTTGGGGTGCCGGACATTCTCCGGCACCACCTCTAACTGGGGACCCTTCTTTCTGGAATTGTCACCACCAAGATGTAAGTTCATCACTTATATATTGTTCTGTCGCATGAttactcttcttcttctaaTGGCTCCATTCTCCA harbors:
- the LOC131009257 gene encoding probable transcription factor GLK1, giving the protein MDPKNHAQISSRAGDESEMSSNATGLVQVDTIDEGKGNIFIKEEKAPAVSASASASNHGSGSSIVQGEETVSIREKLVANLYPRKVDKGRKSSAHINNSSGKRKVKVDWTPELHKQFVQAVEQLGVDKAVPSKILELMETDCLTRHNIASHLQKYRSHRKHLLAREAEVATWSRKRQLYRTTGSTGKSDANSWAVPATGFPPVTSVSRSRPFHVWGHPSPNQSLVYMWPGYPASSPSPPAWGAGHSPAPPLTGDPSFWNCHHQDVPAQGMPCYPSHFPQPTFVTPPVPGLPPSSIYRVAPSIGVPVGLTGQKPVQPLMDSHLSPESIDAVIGDVLSKPWLPLPLGLKPPSTDSVVVELQRQGISKIPPTCA